In Mangifera indica cultivar Alphonso chromosome 1, CATAS_Mindica_2.1, whole genome shotgun sequence, a single genomic region encodes these proteins:
- the LOC123194929 gene encoding histone H2A.6, whose protein sequence is MAGRGKTLGSGASKKATSRSSKAGLQFPVGRIARFLKAGKYAERVGAGAPVYLAAVLEYLAAEVLELAGNAARDNKKTRIVPRHIQLAVRNDEELSKLLGDVTIANGGVMPNIHNLLLPKKAGASGSKAGADDDS, encoded by the exons ATGGCGGGTCGGGGCAAAACTCTCGGATCCGGTGCGTCCAAGAAGGCCACATCACGGAGTAGCAAGGCTGGTCTCCAGTTCCCCGTCGGGCGTATTGCTCGATTCCTCAAGGCTGGGAAGTACGCCGAGCGTGTAGGTGCCGGTGCCCCTGTTTACCTGGCCGCCGTCCTTGAATACCTCGCTGCTGAG gttCTTGAATTAGCTGGAAATGCTGCACGAGACAACAAGAAAACTCGCATTGTCCCGCGACACATTCAATTGGCAGTGCGAAATGATGAGGAGCTCAGCAAACTTCTGGGAGATGTCACAATCGCCAACGGTGGTGTCATGCCTAACATCCACAACCTCCTCCTCCCCAAGAAGGCTGGGGCATCTGGCTCAAAAGCTGGTGCTGATGACGACAGTTAA
- the LOC123192884 gene encoding uncharacterized protein LOC123192884 translates to MAKAGALICLLIVSVDVVAGTFGIKAEINSNKVTHTRLRGSSSSACKGPSHEAFKSGLVAATLQAIAHIAVNLLWGCMCMCFSEELERSAFNLRLWFACLILSWIVVAIGFPMLVIGMLANSKSEGSCGITHSHFLLIGGVLCFAHGLCCIAQYVSAPVTIGHEATNNVYP, encoded by the exons atggCAAAAGCTGGAGCTCTTATTTGTCTTCTGATAGTTTCAGTGGATGTTGTTGCTGGTACTTTTGGGATCAAAGCAGAAATCAACTCAAACAAG GTAACTCATACGAGGCTGAGGGGTTCTTCAAGTTCTGCTTGTAAAGGGCCGAGCCATGAAGCATTTAAGTCTGGGTTGGTTGCAGCAACGCTGCAAGCTATCGCACACATTGCTGTTAATTTGCTGTGGGGTTGCATGTGCATGTGCTTCTCGGAGGAGCTTGAAAGATCCGCTTTCAACCTGCGACTATGGTTCGCTTGTCTCATCCTTTCATG GATTGTGGTGGCCATTGGATTCCCTATGTTGGTGATTGGCATGTTAGCGAACTCAAAATCAGAGGGGTCATGTGGGATAACCCATAGCcattttttgttgattggtgGTGTTTTATGCTTTGCTCATGGCCTCTGCTGCATTGCACAATATGTGTCTGCACCTGTCACCATTGGACATGAAGCCACTAATAATGTTTATCCTTAA